TCAAATCACCAAGTTGTTGGTATAACTCGCCAATCTGCTCTTCCATATTACTGACGGAATCAAAAAGTGCTTTTTTGTCCATAGTTTTCACCTCAAGACTTCGCCGGTTCTTTTGAAAAGGCATTAAATGGACGTAATTCTTCTAATGCATATTCAATGACCGCGTCTTGATCTGGTAATCTAACTTGCATAATTCGGCCGAGTAAGTTGATGCCTACAACGCGTGCTTTACCATCAGGGGTGACAACGTGTTGACCAACATCAGGCATCTCTTTTTTCGCCGTTTCATATTCATCATTCTCATATTTCAAACAACACATTAAACGACCGCAAAGTCCGGAAATCTTCGTCGGATTAAGCGATAGGTTCTGATCTTTTGCCATCTTGATGGAAACTGGTTCAAAATCACCTAAAAACGTGGAACAGCAGAGCATACGGCCACATGGACCAATTCCACCTAGCAATTTCGCTTCATCACGTACTCCGATTTGGCGTAATTCGATCCGCGTACGGAAAATAGCTGCTAAATCCTTCACTAGTTCACGAAAATCGACGCGACCTTCTGCGGTGAAATAGAAAATAATTTTATTGCGATCAAATGTATAATCAACGTCTACCAGATTCATCTCGATTTTGTGTTCGTGAATCTTCTCATCGCATAGTAAAAACGCTCGCTCACAGGAAGCTGCATTTTCTGCGACACATTTATAATCAGCGTCGGTTGCAACGCGTAATACTCGTTTTAAAGGCATAACAACGTCTTCATCATCGACTTCTCGTGGTCCAATAACAGCTTTCCCAAACTCTATTCCCTGTGCATTTTCGACGATAACGCCTTGTCCCTCTATAATCTTGAGTTTCTCGGGCGAAAAATAATATATTTTACCGGCTTCCTTGAAACGGACGCCTACAACTTTTGGCAATTGGACTACCTCCCTTGAATTTTGAGTACGAGTTGCTCCATTAATAACTGGGTGTTCATATTGGAATCGAGTTTGCGCTTTGCTTCTAATATGATTTCCATTTCAGCAGTCGTGTCGGTTAGTGACTTGCGTAATATTCCTTGTTTTAACATCGCTTCTTGCTCCATGCAGATCGGTTGGTACTCATCATTTAGTGATAAGTGCAGGCGATCGCGATATAGGAGTAGCAACATTTCTAAGCCTAAGTGCAACTGTGTTTTATCTTTAAATATCGGCATCCACGACTCGTGAATTAGTAAAATCGGATCGACGCCTTGGTGGTGTAACCCTTCGTATAGCTTGATTGTCACGTTGCGCGCCTCGGCAAACCACTCGTCTTCATTCCATGCAAGTGCTTGTTCGGCATTTCCAGCGAGACTTGCCAACACACGTGCTTTTTGTTCTAAAATTCCTTGCGCAACTAAGTCTACTACAAATGCTTCAAACGGCAAAGCTCGGAAGCTCACTGGTTGAAGTCTAGACTGAATTGTCGGCAAAATTTGCTGTGGATTTGCGGTCAGAAAAAGAATCAACATCCCGCCATCTGGTTCTTCTATAAATTTAAGCAAAGAATTGGCAGATTGAACCGTCATCTTGTCTGCGCTATCGATAATCAGAACTTTACGATCTGACTCCATACCACGCTTAGAAAGTTCCTGCTTTAATTCTCGTACTTGATCAATTTTGATACTGTTGCCATCTGGTTCTAGCCAATGAACATCGGGGTGGTTATCGCTATCGATTCGCAGGCAGTTATTACAAGTTCCGCAAGCCATTTCATCATCACTTTTTTCTAAGCAAAAGCGGGTCTGAGCAAGCCATTTAGCAGTGCGCTTCTTACCAGTTCCACGCGCGCCTTCTAGTAAATAACCATGTGCCAAGCGGTCCATTTGAATGCTTTTTATGAATAATTGCATAGCGATCGGTTGCATCGATAATAGATCTGCTTGTCGTCCCACGAAAAACCCCTCCAATCATTTCTCTACATTATAACATGACGGGCAAGGTTGTGGCGCTACTTTTGCTAAAAAATGTGTTAAAACTCTTCGCCGCGCATAATAGCCAACACGCGGGTATTTGGCAGGTAACGCTTGATTTCCCGCAGCTTGGTGTATGTATCTGGATCATTGGT
The sequence above is drawn from the Listeria weihenstephanensis genome and encodes:
- a CDS encoding PSP1 domain-containing protein, with amino-acid sequence MPKVVGVRFKEAGKIYYFSPEKLKIIEGQGVIVENAQGIEFGKAVIGPREVDDEDVVMPLKRVLRVATDADYKCVAENAASCERAFLLCDEKIHEHKIEMNLVDVDYTFDRNKIIFYFTAEGRVDFRELVKDLAAIFRTRIELRQIGVRDEAKLLGGIGPCGRMLCCSTFLGDFEPVSIKMAKDQNLSLNPTKISGLCGRLMCCLKYENDEYETAKKEMPDVGQHVVTPDGKARVVGINLLGRIMQVRLPDQDAVIEYALEELRPFNAFSKEPAKS
- the holB gene encoding DNA polymerase III subunit delta'; translated protein: MGRQADLLSMQPIAMQLFIKSIQMDRLAHGYLLEGARGTGKKRTAKWLAQTRFCLEKSDDEMACGTCNNCLRIDSDNHPDVHWLEPDGNSIKIDQVRELKQELSKRGMESDRKVLIIDSADKMTVQSANSLLKFIEEPDGGMLILFLTANPQQILPTIQSRLQPVSFRALPFEAFVVDLVAQGILEQKARVLASLAGNAEQALAWNEDEWFAEARNVTIKLYEGLHHQGVDPILLIHESWMPIFKDKTQLHLGLEMLLLLYRDRLHLSLNDEYQPICMEQEAMLKQGILRKSLTDTTAEMEIILEAKRKLDSNMNTQLLMEQLVLKIQGR